The sequence GCAGAGCTCAGCAGTACTCAAATACAACTAAAACAGGCTGTTGAATTTATCAATAGCTAGACAAAGATGATGAACTAATCACTTTGACTACAAGTTTGGATAAGAGTATTTGCCAGAACCAGATCTTTCTGCTATAGATACCCGCCTTAAAATTAGCTGCTTTGCAGTTGACTAGGTGTAAATAGGAGATGCTGTATGCCAGAATCTAAGAAAAAAGCGCTAGGCATCCTAGCCATCGCAGGTGTTGAACCGTACCAAGAAAAGCCAGGTGAAGAGTACATGTCACCTGAGCAAACGGAACATTTTACAAAAATTTTAGCAGCTTGGCGCAACCAGCTCAGGGAAGAAGTTGATCGTACTGTGCACCACATGCAGGACGAAGCAGCGAATTTCCCAGACCCAGTTGACCGTGCTTCTCAAGAAGAAGAATTCAGCCTAGAGTTACGTAACCGTGACCGTGAGCGTCGTCTTATCAAGAAGATTGAAAAGACACTAGATAAGATTGAAGAAGATGATTTTGGCTTCTGCGATTCTTGTGGTGTTGAGATCGGCATTCGTCGCCTTGAAGCTCGTCCAACAGCTGACCTTTGTATTGACTGTAAAACACTTGCAGAGATCAAAGAGAAACAAATGCAAGGTTAATTCTTGCTGATGTAAAAAAGGGAGCTTTCGCTCCCTTTTTTGTTTGTATTGAAAGCTATTTTCAACATGTGTTATCTCATTATCAAATAGCTACCAATACCAACAAACGGTTAATGTTGTTCTATCCAGACTAGGTTTTTCATTCATGAGTTATATCGGGCGTTTTGCACCATCACCGTCAGGTCCTCTTCATTTTGGCTCACTGGTTGCCGCATTAGGTAGCTACTTTCAAGCGAAATCGAACCAAGGACAATGGTTGGTTCGAATGGAAGACCTTGATCCACCAAGAGAAATGGCTGGCGCTGCAGAACTCATCCTCAAAACACTTGAGGCTTATCATCTATTTTGGGATGGCGATGTGGTGTATCAAAGCCAGCGTCATGATTTGTACCAAGCTCAAATAGATGCATGGGTAGCCGATAACCAAGCCTATTATTGCCAATGCACTCGTAAACAGATCAAAGCCCTTGGCGGCTTTTATACTGGAACTTGCCGTAAGGCTGAGTTAATTGATTCAGGCGACCAAGCCGTTCGCTTACTTATGGCACACCCTATTGAATCGTTTACCGACATTCGCCATGGTGAAATTCATATACCGAAAGCACTGGCTGAAGAAGATTTCATCATAAAGCGCAGAGATGGCTTATTCGCTTACAACTTGGCTGTCGTGCTCGATGATATCGACCAAGGCATCACAGAGGTTGTGCGAGGAGCCGATTTGATTGAGCCGACAGGCCGTCAAATTAGTTTGTATAAAACACTCAAACAAAAAACAGTCAGTTACTTGCACTTACCATTGGCAACCGATGGCTTGGGTAATAAACTGTCAAAACAAAATCACGCAACTGCGATAGATCTCGACAATCCGAAACCGACGCTAATTAACGCGATGCGATTCTTAGGTTTTGATATCACCGAAGCCCTTTTGAGTGCTTCAATTGACGAGATTTTGTTTTGGGGCTGCCAGCAATGGAGCATTGCTCAATTGCCTGATAGTTTACAAAAAGAACACCGTGATTAACCCGAGTTCAGAGCTAAATAGCAAAAACGACACATAAAAATGCCATAACCAACAACTGTGGTTAAGCAGACGATGTTCTCAAATGGCTCGCGCTAAGCTATTATTAGCCGCAATTAAACTCTGCACTACCACTTTGGACTAAGAGAAAAACAAAGTTGGCGATACCTACTTTGTTCTAAACTAATGAATACAAACGACAATACCCCAAGCGAACAACGCGGATTCCACGAATTAGCACTGAATATTTATACTCGCCAAGAGCACAATATTTCACGCAAGCAGATCAGCGACAACGCACTAAAAGTATTATATCGCCTAAATGGGGCGGGTTTTGATGCATTTTTAGTCGGTGGTGGTGTGCGCGACATCTTATTGGGTTCTCAACCAAAAGATTTTGATATCGCAACCAACGCTACGCCAGAACAGATCAAAAACCTGTTTAGAAACTGCCGCCTAATTGGCCGCCGTTTCCGCTTGGCACATATCATGTTTGGTCGCGACATCATCGAAGTTGCAACTTTCCGTGGTCACCACCAAGAGCCATCGAAAAACGTGTCTGCGCAATCTGATGAAGGCATGTTGCTACGCGATAACGTGTACGGCAATGTTGATGAAGATGCAGAGCGTCGTGACTTCACTATTAATGCGATGTACTACAACATTGCAGACTACAGCATTCACGATTACGCGGGTGGTGTAGAAGATTTAGAAGACAAGCTGATCCGTTTGATTGGCGATCCAGAAACTCGCTACCGTGAAGACCCGGTACGTATGCTTCGCGCAATGCGTTTTGCCGCTAAACTGGATTTCGATATTGAAGAAGATACTGCCGACCCAATCGAAGAGCTGGCACACCTTCTAAAAGATATCCCAGCTGCGCGTCTTTACGAAGAATCACTCAAGTTACTGCAATCAGGACACGGTTTAGAAACCTACCACTTAATGCGTGAGTACAATCTATTCCAACAGATGTTCCCAGCCGTGGCTGAGCACTTCACTGAAGGTTATGATTCTCATACCGAGCAGATGCTTGATTTAGTACTCGATTCAACTGACCTTCGTATCGACGATGGCAAACGAGTAAACCCAGCCTTCATGTTTGCTGCAATTCTTTGGTACCCAATGAATAAGCTAGCGGACAAGCTAGTCGCTGAACAAGGCATGGCGCACTACGATGCGATCATGGAAGCAAGTAACATCATCCTTGATCAGCAAGTAAAGTCGATTGCTATTCCTCGTCGTCACACCGCGACTATTCGTGAAATTTGGCAGCTGCAAGTTCGACTTCCACGTCGCAACGGCAAACGTGCTGTACGCCTAATGGAATTAAACAAATTCCGTGCGGGCTACGATTTCCTAGAAATGCGTGGCGAAATCGAGGGTGGTGAAACCAAAGAGTTGGCAAAATGGTGGGAGCGTTATCAAACGGCTGGTCGCAATATGCGCCAAGCCATGGCTAATGACGTTGCCGCACCATCAAAATCAGGTCATCGTCGCCGTAAGACTTACCGTAATAAAAAAAGTAAGCAATCCGAATGATAACGGCTTATATTGCGGTCGGCAGCAACCTTGCCGACCCAGTTAGCCAAGCAAATTTGGCTATCGAAACACTTAAAAGCCTACCGCGATCAACGTTTATTGCGACCTCCAAGCTATATAGTAGCACTCCGATGGGGCCGCAAAATCAACCCGACTACATCAACGCGGTAGTGGCAATCCAAACCGAATTAACGCCAATTGAACTGCTTGATTGCACTCAAAAAATCGAGTTAGAGCAAGGGCGCGTCCGTAAAGACGAGCGTTGGGGACCAAGAACCTTGGATCTCGACATTGTGCTTTACGGCAATGAGGTGATCGATTCAGAGCGCTTAACCGTTCCTCATTATGGAATGAAAGAACGAGAGTTTGTACTCTACCCGCTTGCTGAAATCGCACCAAGTTTACAACTCCCTGATGGGACTGAGCTGAACGAACTACTCAAAGTAGTCGATCAAAATGGGCTCAATGTTTGGCAACAATAGCCAAGCGCATTAAGGAAACCCAATGAAAAAAGTAACCATTAACGACCTTATCAAGTGCAAACAAGAAGGCCGTAAATTCGCGACGTCGACAGCTTATGATGCGAGCTTTGCTCAATTATTCGAAAGCCAAGAGATTCCTGTATTACTTGTCGGTGATTCACTAGGCATGGTTTTACAAGGCCAAACTGACACATTACCAGTGACAGTCGACGAAATTGCTTACCACACTCGCTCAGTGCGTGCTGGTAGCCCAAACTGTCTTCTTATGGCCGATATGCCGTTCATGAGCTATGCCACACCTGAGCAAGCTTGTGAGAGCGCTGCAACCATAATGCGTGCTGGTGCAAACATGGTTAAAATCGAAGGCGGAAGCTGGTTGGTTGAAACCGTGAAGATGCTAACAGAGCGCGCTGTTCCCGTTTGTGCTCACTTGGGGTTAACACCTCAATCAGTGAACATCTTTGGTGGTTACAAAGTTCAAGGCCGTGACGATGAGCAAGCGGACAAAATGGTTGCTGACGCGCTAGCTCTGCAAAATGCTGGCGCTCAAATCGTATTACTTGAATGTGTTCCGGCATCATTAGCCAAACGCATTACTGAAGCTTGTGATGTACCAGTGATTGGTATTGGCGCAGGCAACGTTACCGATGGTCAGATCTTAGTGATGCATGACATGTTCGGTATCTCTGCGACTTATATGCCAAGGTTCTCTAAGAATTTCTTAGCTGAAACGGGCGATATGCGTAAAGCGGTCGCTCTATACAAAGAAGAAGTAGAGAGCGCGCGTTTCCCTGATGAAGCTCATACAATAGCTTAGGAGTTACTATGCAAACTTTTGCTGAAATAGCGGCTCTTCGCGAGCAGATTAAACAGTTTAAGCGTGATGGACGTACCGTTGCTTTTGTACCAACAATGGGAAACCTTCATGAAGGTCACCTAACACTGGTAAAGAAAGCGCGTGAATTAGCAGACATTGTTGTGGTGAGCATTTTTGTTAACCCAATGCAGTTTGACCGTGCTGACGACCTGAACAATTACCCTCGAACGTTAGAAGCTGATTTAAGCAAACTAACAGGCGAAGGTGTTGAACTTGTGTTTACGCCAACGCCAGAAGTGATGTACCCAGATGGACTAGATAAACAGACGTTTGTTGAAGTGCCTGGTATTTCGCACATGCTTGAAGGGGCATCTCGCCCAGGCCACTTCCGTGGTGTGGCGACAATTGTTGCTAAGCTATTTAATATCGTTCAGCCAGACTTTGCATGCTTCGGCGAGAAAGACTTCCAACAGCTTGCGGTCATTAGTCACATGACAACGGATCTTGCTTTAGATATCCAAATTATCGGCGTACCAACCGTTCGTGAGATGGATGGACTTGCGATGAGCTCTCGCAATAGCAACCTGACTATCGACGAGCGTCAGCGAGCACCCGTGCTTGCTCGCACTATGCGTTGGATCAGTAGTGCTATTCGTGGCGGCCGTGACGATTACGCATCTGTCATTGAAGACGCAACTGACCAACTTCGTGCTGCAGACCTGCAACCTGATGAGATTTTCATTTGCGATGCTAAAACGCTACAAGCCATCACTTCAGAATCGACTCAAGCCGTTATCTTGATGTCAGCTTTCCTAGGTAAGACTCGTCTTATCGACAACCAAGTTCTCGATTTGGTCACGGAAACAAAAGAAGAAGTGAAAGAAGAAACAGCGGAATAATCGCTCCCTGCTCTAAATGCGAAATAAAAGCACAAAACGCAGAACACAAAAAAAGGTCGATGTAATATCGACCTTTTTCTTTGCCTGTCATTCAGAGCTTACAAGTAATGCATTAACTACGTAAGCCGATGCCCTTTGTCACTAGGTAGTGTGCAATGCCATACAACACCACAATAAACACACCTAGTACGCTGAATGACGTCACAATGCCCACATCAGACACACCTAAGAAGCCATAGCGGAACGCGTTTACCATGTACACGATAGGGTTCAACTTCGACACGCTCTGCCAAACCTCAGGCAATAAACTGATTGAGTAGAACACGCCACCAAGGTATGTCAACGGTGTCAGAATGAACGTTGGGATAATAGAAATATCATCGAACGTGCGGGCAAATACCGCATTAATCAGACCACCAAGAGAAAAGACTATCGAGGTCAAAAATACCGTCGCGATGATCACACCCCAGTGCTCGACCTGCAGGTCAACAAAGAACAGCGATACGAAGGTTACGATGGTACCTACTAATAAGCCACGCACCACGCCACCCATCACGAAACCAGCGATAATCACATAGTTAGGAACAGGGGCGACGAGTAACTCTTCAATGTTCTTTTGAAATTTCGCACTAAAGAACGACGAAGCGACGTTAGAGTATGAGTTGGTGATCACCGACATCATGATCAATCCCGGCACAATGTATTCCATGTAACTAAAACCGTTCATTTCACCGATACGAGCACCAATCAGGTTGCCGAAGATGATGAAGTAAAGCGTCATAGTGATCGCAGGTGGAACCAGTGTTTGCACCCAAATTCGAGTGAATCGGTTCACCTCTTTGGTCAACAAGCTACAAAAAGCTGTCCAATATAATTTATGCATGTTACTTGCTCCCCTCACGCACGATGCTCACAAATAGCTCTTCTAGACGGTTCGCTTTATTACGCATAGAGAGGACTTTTACCTGTTGCTCTGTCAATTGAGCAAAGATAGCGTTCAAACCTAAGTTCTTGTCGATTTCGATCTCTAGCGAGCCATTGACCATTACTTGGCTGTTCACGCCATCAAGCTTAGGCTCTGCAGTGCCCTCTTCAAGATCAAGGATAAAGGTCTCAGCACTTAACTTACCCAACAGCGCTTTCATGGTTGTGTTCTCAATCAGCTCACCACGATTGATGATACCAATGTTACGACACAGCATTTCCGCTTCTTCTAGGTAGTGCGTAGTCAAGATAATGGTAATGCCTTGCTTCTCGTTGATCTCTTTCAGGAATTCCCACATCGAACGACGCAGCTCAATATCAACACCCGCCGTTGGTTCATCAAGGATCAGCAAATGAGGTTCATGCATCAGTGCACGAGCGATCATCAAACGACGCTTCATACCACCAGACAAGTTACGCGCACGCTCGCCACGCTTTTCCCACAAGTCGAGTTGAGATAGGTACTTTTTCGCACGCTCTTTAGCTAAAGCCTTCGGCACACCGTAGTAACCCGCTTGTTGAAGAACAATCTGCTCAACGGTTTCGAAAGGGTTAAAGTTAAACTCTTGCGGCACTAGTCCTAAGTTCTGCTTTGCTAACTCAAGATCAGTATCGATGTCATACCCAAACACTCTAACCTTGCCTGAGGTTTTGTTCACGAGAGAGGAAATAACGCCAATGGTGGTCGATTTACCCGCACCATTTGGACCAAGGAGCGCGTAAAAGTCGCCCTTTTTCACTTGTAAACTGATGCCTTTGAGAGCCTCAAAGCCCCCAGCATAAGTTTTTCTTAATTGCTCAATTTCTAATGCATACATAGAGATAGACTGCCATTTGCGATAGATAGATGTTGATGACCGAGTATGAGGAAGAGAGTAGAACTTAAAACGAGCTAGCTGAACACTAACCCAAAACTTGTTTACTCGACCATTTTGCAAACAAGTTTATCGTTGATTGACGATTAACACAAACATCGATTGATACTTTCTTTTTAAGAGACGAGCGGTCTTATTATCTATAGATGTAA is a genomic window of Vibrio sp. FE10 containing:
- a CDS encoding ABC transporter permease, which translates into the protein MHKLYWTAFCSLLTKEVNRFTRIWVQTLVPPAITMTLYFIIFGNLIGARIGEMNGFSYMEYIVPGLIMMSVITNSYSNVASSFFSAKFQKNIEELLVAPVPNYVIIAGFVMGGVVRGLLVGTIVTFVSLFFVDLQVEHWGVIIATVFLTSIVFSLGGLINAVFARTFDDISIIPTFILTPLTYLGGVFYSISLLPEVWQSVSKLNPIVYMVNAFRYGFLGVSDVGIVTSFSVLGVFIVVLYGIAHYLVTKGIGLRS
- the gluQRS gene encoding tRNA glutamyl-Q(34) synthetase GluQRS, producing the protein MSYIGRFAPSPSGPLHFGSLVAALGSYFQAKSNQGQWLVRMEDLDPPREMAGAAELILKTLEAYHLFWDGDVVYQSQRHDLYQAQIDAWVADNQAYYCQCTRKQIKALGGFYTGTCRKAELIDSGDQAVRLLMAHPIESFTDIRHGEIHIPKALAEEDFIIKRRDGLFAYNLAVVLDDIDQGITEVVRGADLIEPTGRQISLYKTLKQKTVSYLHLPLATDGLGNKLSKQNHATAIDLDNPKPTLINAMRFLGFDITEALLSASIDEILFWGCQQWSIAQLPDSLQKEHRD
- the dksA gene encoding RNA polymerase-binding protein DksA — translated: MPESKKKALGILAIAGVEPYQEKPGEEYMSPEQTEHFTKILAAWRNQLREEVDRTVHHMQDEAANFPDPVDRASQEEEFSLELRNRDRERRLIKKIEKTLDKIEEDDFGFCDSCGVEIGIRRLEARPTADLCIDCKTLAEIKEKQMQG
- the folK gene encoding 2-amino-4-hydroxy-6-hydroxymethyldihydropteridine diphosphokinase, which translates into the protein MITAYIAVGSNLADPVSQANLAIETLKSLPRSTFIATSKLYSSTPMGPQNQPDYINAVVAIQTELTPIELLDCTQKIELEQGRVRKDERWGPRTLDLDIVLYGNEVIDSERLTVPHYGMKEREFVLYPLAEIAPSLQLPDGTELNELLKVVDQNGLNVWQQ
- a CDS encoding ABC transporter ATP-binding protein, which gives rise to MYALEIEQLRKTYAGGFEALKGISLQVKKGDFYALLGPNGAGKSTTIGVISSLVNKTSGKVRVFGYDIDTDLELAKQNLGLVPQEFNFNPFETVEQIVLQQAGYYGVPKALAKERAKKYLSQLDLWEKRGERARNLSGGMKRRLMIARALMHEPHLLILDEPTAGVDIELRRSMWEFLKEINEKQGITIILTTHYLEEAEMLCRNIGIINRGELIENTTMKALLGKLSAETFILDLEEGTAEPKLDGVNSQVMVNGSLEIEIDKNLGLNAIFAQLTEQQVKVLSMRNKANRLEELFVSIVREGSK
- the pcnB gene encoding polynucleotide adenylyltransferase PcnB; translated protein: MNTNDNTPSEQRGFHELALNIYTRQEHNISRKQISDNALKVLYRLNGAGFDAFLVGGGVRDILLGSQPKDFDIATNATPEQIKNLFRNCRLIGRRFRLAHIMFGRDIIEVATFRGHHQEPSKNVSAQSDEGMLLRDNVYGNVDEDAERRDFTINAMYYNIADYSIHDYAGGVEDLEDKLIRLIGDPETRYREDPVRMLRAMRFAAKLDFDIEEDTADPIEELAHLLKDIPAARLYEESLKLLQSGHGLETYHLMREYNLFQQMFPAVAEHFTEGYDSHTEQMLDLVLDSTDLRIDDGKRVNPAFMFAAILWYPMNKLADKLVAEQGMAHYDAIMEASNIILDQQVKSIAIPRRHTATIREIWQLQVRLPRRNGKRAVRLMELNKFRAGYDFLEMRGEIEGGETKELAKWWERYQTAGRNMRQAMANDVAAPSKSGHRRRKTYRNKKSKQSE
- the panB gene encoding 3-methyl-2-oxobutanoate hydroxymethyltransferase translates to MKKVTINDLIKCKQEGRKFATSTAYDASFAQLFESQEIPVLLVGDSLGMVLQGQTDTLPVTVDEIAYHTRSVRAGSPNCLLMADMPFMSYATPEQACESAATIMRAGANMVKIEGGSWLVETVKMLTERAVPVCAHLGLTPQSVNIFGGYKVQGRDDEQADKMVADALALQNAGAQIVLLECVPASLAKRITEACDVPVIGIGAGNVTDGQILVMHDMFGISATYMPRFSKNFLAETGDMRKAVALYKEEVESARFPDEAHTIA
- the panC gene encoding pantoate--beta-alanine ligase, with amino-acid sequence MQTFAEIAALREQIKQFKRDGRTVAFVPTMGNLHEGHLTLVKKARELADIVVVSIFVNPMQFDRADDLNNYPRTLEADLSKLTGEGVELVFTPTPEVMYPDGLDKQTFVEVPGISHMLEGASRPGHFRGVATIVAKLFNIVQPDFACFGEKDFQQLAVISHMTTDLALDIQIIGVPTVREMDGLAMSSRNSNLTIDERQRAPVLARTMRWISSAIRGGRDDYASVIEDATDQLRAADLQPDEIFICDAKTLQAITSESTQAVILMSAFLGKTRLIDNQVLDLVTETKEEVKEETAE